From a single Athene noctua chromosome 2, bAthNoc1.hap1.1, whole genome shotgun sequence genomic region:
- the LOC141957186 gene encoding E3 ubiquitin-protein ligase TRIM7-like isoform X3, whose translation MARAVLALGESLQAEVTCSVCLELFSEPVITECGHNFCGRCLAAVLGVPPRPAACPQCRAPVAPGSLRPNRSLGAVAGLAEALGDEARRPRCPRHGEALSLFCESCRGPLCPRCREGSPHRHHRARPAEEAARELRETLQDNLDFLQKEKEDFKPEGEKQSDVLLGKVASERQRLRNTFEQLQRFLQEQEGVLLTQLDQAHRELTEEQCQYVSSVSERTSLLDTLIAEIEKKRDQPVVEFLMDVGKTLSSPVRDGLPVLEHSSPEFCCCRGFPPLFPSWCWVLADCWGQSSSPWCFTLSCEAAKAPIPEPVSPELQRTLESLSETSQLVVDAVAKFKVDLLSKIDRERGEFLELMGANEGEKLSRMSFLTSLHRDGLKPHHLNPGSV comes from the exons ATGGCGCGGGCCGTGCTGGCCCTGGGCGAGAGCCTGCAGGCCGAGGTCACTTGCTCCGTGTGCCTGGAGCTCTTCTCCGAGCCCGTCATCACGGAGTGTGGCCACAACTTCTGCGGGCGCTGCCTGGCGGCCGTGCTGGGggtcccgccgcgccccgccgcctgCCCTCAGTGCCGCGCCCCCGTCGCCCCCGGCTCGCTGCGGCCCAACCGCTCGCTGGGCGCCGTGGCGGGGCTGGCGGAGGCCCTGGGCGACGAGGCGCGGCGCCCCCGCTGCCCGCGGCACGGAGAGGCCCTGAGCCTCTTCTGCGAGAGCTGCCGCGGGCCGCTGTGCCCCCGGTGCCGGGAGGGGTCCCCCCACCGCCACcaccgcgcccgccccgccgaggAGGCCGCCCGGGAGCTGCGG gagacaCTCCAGGACAACCTGGATTTtctacagaaagagaaagaagacttTAAGCCCGAAGGAGAGAAGCAAAGCGATGTCCTGCTG GGGAAGGTGGCCTCCGAGCGGCAGAGGCTGCGCAACACCTTCGAGCAGCTGCAGCGGttcctgcaggagcaggagggtgTCCTGCTCACCCAGCTCGACCAGGCGCACCGGGAGCTCACCGAGGAGCAATGCCAGTACGTCTCCAGCGTTTCAGAGAGGACATCGCTGCTGGACACACTGATTGCGGAGATAGAGAAGAAACGTGACCAGCCCGTGGTTGAATTTCTTATG gATGTTGGCAAAACCCTGAGCAG CCCTGTTAGAGATGGGCTTCCTGTGCTGGAACACAGCTCCCCTGAgttctgctgctgcaggggaTTTCCCCCCCTGTTTCCCTcctggtgctgggtgctggcGGACTGCTGGGGTCAGAGCTCTTCTCCATGGTGTTTCACCCTCAGCTGCGAGGCGGCGAAGGCCCCGATCCCGGAGCCGGTTTCCCCGGAGCTGCAGAGGACCCTTGAGAGCCTCTCTGAGACGAGCCAGCTGGTTGTGGACGCAGTGGCCAAATTCAAAG TGGACCTGCTGAGCAAAATCGACAGAGAAAGGGGTGAGTTTCTGGAGCTGATGGGCGCAAATGAGGGTGAAAAGCTTTCCAGAATGAGTTTCCTTACATCCCTGCACAGAGATGGGCTCAAGCCACATCATCTAAATCCAGGGTCTGTCTAA
- the LOC141957186 gene encoding E3 ubiquitin-protein ligase TRIM7-like isoform X1, translating to MARAVLALGESLQAEVTCSVCLELFSEPVITECGHNFCGRCLAAVLGVPPRPAACPQCRAPVAPGSLRPNRSLGAVAGLAEALGDEARRPRCPRHGEALSLFCESCRGPLCPRCREGSPHRHHRARPAEEAARELRETLQDNLDFLQKEKEDFKPEGEKQSDVLLGKVASERQRLRNTFEQLQRFLQEQEGVLLTQLDQAHRELTEEQCQYVSSVSERTSLLDTLIAEIEKKRDQPVVEFLMDVGKTLSSPVRDGLPVLEHSSPEFCCCRGFPPLFPSWCWVLADCWGQSSSPWCFTLSCEAAKAPIPEPVSPELQRTLESLSETSQLVVDAVAKFKVDLLSKIDRERVKVTLDPETASSDLTLSKDCKTVRLGDRQQNLCDTPKRFTGSPSILGCPGFTGGRHYWELEVGDGDSWAVGVAVESVRRKDSLSMALGKIWALRLDWNGQYTALHMPPALLELKEEPRRIRVHLDYEAGQVTFYNAENMTQILQFKASFTEKVFPYFWLCSQETYIQLCD from the exons ATGGCGCGGGCCGTGCTGGCCCTGGGCGAGAGCCTGCAGGCCGAGGTCACTTGCTCCGTGTGCCTGGAGCTCTTCTCCGAGCCCGTCATCACGGAGTGTGGCCACAACTTCTGCGGGCGCTGCCTGGCGGCCGTGCTGGGggtcccgccgcgccccgccgcctgCCCTCAGTGCCGCGCCCCCGTCGCCCCCGGCTCGCTGCGGCCCAACCGCTCGCTGGGCGCCGTGGCGGGGCTGGCGGAGGCCCTGGGCGACGAGGCGCGGCGCCCCCGCTGCCCGCGGCACGGAGAGGCCCTGAGCCTCTTCTGCGAGAGCTGCCGCGGGCCGCTGTGCCCCCGGTGCCGGGAGGGGTCCCCCCACCGCCACcaccgcgcccgccccgccgaggAGGCCGCCCGGGAGCTGCGG gagacaCTCCAGGACAACCTGGATTTtctacagaaagagaaagaagacttTAAGCCCGAAGGAGAGAAGCAAAGCGATGTCCTGCTG GGGAAGGTGGCCTCCGAGCGGCAGAGGCTGCGCAACACCTTCGAGCAGCTGCAGCGGttcctgcaggagcaggagggtgTCCTGCTCACCCAGCTCGACCAGGCGCACCGGGAGCTCACCGAGGAGCAATGCCAGTACGTCTCCAGCGTTTCAGAGAGGACATCGCTGCTGGACACACTGATTGCGGAGATAGAGAAGAAACGTGACCAGCCCGTGGTTGAATTTCTTATG gATGTTGGCAAAACCCTGAGCAG CCCTGTTAGAGATGGGCTTCCTGTGCTGGAACACAGCTCCCCTGAgttctgctgctgcaggggaTTTCCCCCCCTGTTTCCCTcctggtgctgggtgctggcGGACTGCTGGGGTCAGAGCTCTTCTCCATGGTGTTTCACCCTCAGCTGCGAGGCGGCGAAGGCCCCGATCCCGGAGCCGGTTTCCCCGGAGCTGCAGAGGACCCTTGAGAGCCTCTCTGAGACGAGCCAGCTGGTTGTGGACGCAGTGGCCAAATTCAAAG TGGACCTGCTGAGCAAAATCGACAGAGAAAGGG TGAAGGTGACACTGGACCCCGAGACAGCCAGCTCGGACCTGACCCTCTCAAAGGACTGCAAAACCGTGCGGCTGGGAGACAGACAGCAAAACCTCTGCGACACCCCCAAGAGATTCACAGGCAGCCCCAGCATCCTGGGCTGCCCAGGGTTCACGGGCGGGAGGCACTACTGGGAGCTGGAGGTAGGGGACGGGGACAGCTGGGCCGTGGGGGTGGCTGTGGAGTCTGTGCGGAGGAAGGACTCACTCAGCATGGCCCTGGGGAAGATCTGGGCCCTGCGGCTGGACTGGAACGGCCAGTACACGGCGCTGCACatgccccctgccctgctggaACTGAAGGAAGAGCCCCGGAGAATCAGGGTCCACCTGGACTATGAAGCGGGCCAAGTGACCTTTTACAATGCAGAGAACATGACGCAGATCTTGCAGTTCAAGGCCTCCTTCACCGAGAAGGTCTTCCCATACTTTTGGCTGTGCTCACAAGAAACCTATATCCAGCTGTGTGACTGA
- the LOC141957186 gene encoding E3 ubiquitin-protein ligase TRIM7-like isoform X2 has product MARAVLALGESLQAEVTCSVCLELFSEPVITECGHNFCGRCLAAVLGVPPRPAACPQCRAPVAPGSLRPNRSLGAVAGLAEALGDEARRPRCPRHGEALSLFCESCRGPLCPRCREGSPHRHHRARPAEEAARELRETLQDNLDFLQKEKEDFKPEGEKQSDVLLGKVASERQRLRNTFEQLQRFLQEQEGVLLTQLDQAHRELTEEQCQYVSSVSERTSLLDTLIAEIEKKRDQPVVEFLMDVGKTLSSCEAAKAPIPEPVSPELQRTLESLSETSQLVVDAVAKFKVDLLSKIDRERVKVTLDPETASSDLTLSKDCKTVRLGDRQQNLCDTPKRFTGSPSILGCPGFTGGRHYWELEVGDGDSWAVGVAVESVRRKDSLSMALGKIWALRLDWNGQYTALHMPPALLELKEEPRRIRVHLDYEAGQVTFYNAENMTQILQFKASFTEKVFPYFWLCSQETYIQLCD; this is encoded by the exons ATGGCGCGGGCCGTGCTGGCCCTGGGCGAGAGCCTGCAGGCCGAGGTCACTTGCTCCGTGTGCCTGGAGCTCTTCTCCGAGCCCGTCATCACGGAGTGTGGCCACAACTTCTGCGGGCGCTGCCTGGCGGCCGTGCTGGGggtcccgccgcgccccgccgcctgCCCTCAGTGCCGCGCCCCCGTCGCCCCCGGCTCGCTGCGGCCCAACCGCTCGCTGGGCGCCGTGGCGGGGCTGGCGGAGGCCCTGGGCGACGAGGCGCGGCGCCCCCGCTGCCCGCGGCACGGAGAGGCCCTGAGCCTCTTCTGCGAGAGCTGCCGCGGGCCGCTGTGCCCCCGGTGCCGGGAGGGGTCCCCCCACCGCCACcaccgcgcccgccccgccgaggAGGCCGCCCGGGAGCTGCGG gagacaCTCCAGGACAACCTGGATTTtctacagaaagagaaagaagacttTAAGCCCGAAGGAGAGAAGCAAAGCGATGTCCTGCTG GGGAAGGTGGCCTCCGAGCGGCAGAGGCTGCGCAACACCTTCGAGCAGCTGCAGCGGttcctgcaggagcaggagggtgTCCTGCTCACCCAGCTCGACCAGGCGCACCGGGAGCTCACCGAGGAGCAATGCCAGTACGTCTCCAGCGTTTCAGAGAGGACATCGCTGCTGGACACACTGATTGCGGAGATAGAGAAGAAACGTGACCAGCCCGTGGTTGAATTTCTTATG gATGTTGGCAAAACCCTGAGCAG CTGCGAGGCGGCGAAGGCCCCGATCCCGGAGCCGGTTTCCCCGGAGCTGCAGAGGACCCTTGAGAGCCTCTCTGAGACGAGCCAGCTGGTTGTGGACGCAGTGGCCAAATTCAAAG TGGACCTGCTGAGCAAAATCGACAGAGAAAGGG TGAAGGTGACACTGGACCCCGAGACAGCCAGCTCGGACCTGACCCTCTCAAAGGACTGCAAAACCGTGCGGCTGGGAGACAGACAGCAAAACCTCTGCGACACCCCCAAGAGATTCACAGGCAGCCCCAGCATCCTGGGCTGCCCAGGGTTCACGGGCGGGAGGCACTACTGGGAGCTGGAGGTAGGGGACGGGGACAGCTGGGCCGTGGGGGTGGCTGTGGAGTCTGTGCGGAGGAAGGACTCACTCAGCATGGCCCTGGGGAAGATCTGGGCCCTGCGGCTGGACTGGAACGGCCAGTACACGGCGCTGCACatgccccctgccctgctggaACTGAAGGAAGAGCCCCGGAGAATCAGGGTCCACCTGGACTATGAAGCGGGCCAAGTGACCTTTTACAATGCAGAGAACATGACGCAGATCTTGCAGTTCAAGGCCTCCTTCACCGAGAAGGTCTTCCCATACTTTTGGCTGTGCTCACAAGAAACCTATATCCAGCTGTGTGACTGA
- the LOC141958222 gene encoding uncharacterized protein LOC141958222, with the protein MDASGALASAPSSAAPSGSRSPMFPPGADREEWGPRFNCAPSTSAAASQAMPASGRKRKANFSNDETETLVWNVVRHFSALYGSEALRAHPVRRKQLWTQIQSRVNFLGYTERSIDDLKHKWRDLRLDVKKKITSKKHLPMNRAGGPLHKPRLTPLEKMVASTFLQASHDSEPEIILDPDLFFPGATKQSFIHLQPGVSHPSIYIDTNGQPSSLPDVEGSAVPRLAVQSPDPSVICEYSRGEGQSSSAESGPELRTPDVSAISPSLRNESLVSYASMSEEEEREGREGERGHGGAAGMQPGPEAPMSAEEDMKLSRQAMLIRRCSSQGSVTSLPEDPLNPVDAHSDWGHEGVSDLPPLGRGLDSSHPEEQAGGPGPEMGALPRVLMGPTWEKPTAEEEPPARSPLHGALTEESLPSSASPPGDAPAAPGPPRGLGCSRLRDDRRESWRTNIHHLLDLEEQWDQLYHQELAMWQEERATQREERARDRELQFRLLGVLTDIRDELRYLRQERASARQSQAPPAEPRPDPSPLLEQPKAEPSFPEPQAGTTNWGETAVPSRSPFGNRGRGRRRGRPRGSASRHRRLFLANS; encoded by the exons ATGGATGCCTCGGGGGCTCTTGCTTCGGCTCCCTCCTCCGCGGCTCCCTCGGGCTCCCGCAGCCCCATGTTCCCCCCAGGAGCTGACAGAGAGGAGTGGGGACCGAGGTTCAATTGTGCCCCTTCCACCTCTGCCGCAGCCTCGCAGGCGATGCCAGCGTCTGGCCGGAAGAGGAAGGCCAACTTCTCCAATGACGAGACTGAGACGCTGGTCTGGAATGTGGTCCGGCATTTCAGCGCCCTGTATGGGTCTGAAGCCCTGCGGGCTCACCCCGTGCGGCGGAAGCAGCTCTGGACCCAAATCCAAAGCCGCGTCAACTTCCTGGGCTACACTGAACGCTCCATCGACGACCTCAAGCACAAGTGGCGTGACCTGCGGCTGGACGTCAAGAAGAAGATCACCTCCAAGAAGCACCTGCCCATGAACCGCGCCGGCGGGCCGCTCCACAAGCCGCGCCTCACGCCCCTGGAGAAGATGGTGGCTTCCACCTTCTTGCAGGCCAGCCACGACTCGGAGCCCGAAATCATCTTGGACCCAG ATCTGTTCTTCCCCGGCGCCACCAAGCAATCCTTCATACACCTGCAACCCGGCGTCAGCCACCCCAGCATCTACATCGACACCAACGGGCAGCCCTCGTCCCTGCCAGACGTGGAGGGCTCAGCCGTGCCCCGCCTGGCCGTGCAGAGCCCCGACCCCTCCGTCATCTGCGAGTACAGCCGGGGGGAAGGACAGAGCAGCTCGG CCGAGTCAGGACCGGAGCTGCGGACTCCAGACGTGTCGGCCATTTCCCCGTCCCTGCGAAACGAGTCGCTCGTCTCCTACGCCTCCATGTCGGAGGAAGAGGAACGGGAAGGCCgggaaggggagagaggccaCGGCGGGGCCGCGGGGATGCAGCCTGGGCCCGAGGCCCCCATGTCTGCGGAGGAAGACATGAAACTGTCCCGCCAGGCCATGCTGATCCGCCgctgcagctcccagggctctgtCACCTCCCTGCCCGAGGACCCTCTCAACCCCGTGGACGCTCACTCGGACTGGGGCCACGAGGGAGTGTCCGACTTGCCCCCCCTGGGCCGCGGGCTCGACTCCTCGCACCCCGAGGAGCAAGCAGGGGGCCCGGGCCCGGAGATGGGCGCTTTGCCCAGGGTACTGATGGGGCCCACCTGGGAGAAGCCGACGGCGGAGGAGGagcccccggcccgctccccgctGCATGGCGCCCTGACCGAGGAGTCGCTGCCCTCCTCCGCCTCCCCCCCGGGCGacgctcccgccgcccccggcccgccccgcggccTGGGCTGCTCCCGCCTGCGGGACGACCGCCGGGAGAGCTGGAGGACTAACATCCACCACCTGCTGGACCTGGAGGAGCAGTGGGACCAGCTGTACCACCAGGAGCTGGCCATGTGGCAAGAGGAACGGGCCACCCAACGCGAGGAGAGGGCCCGTGACCGCGAGCTCCAGTTCCGCCTCCTGGGCGTCCTCACGGACATCCGCGACGAGCTGCGGTACCTGCGGCAGGAGAGGGCCAGCGCCCGGCAGAGCCAGGCGCCGCCGGCTGAGCCCCGCCCGGACCCCAGCCCGCTCCTCgagcagcccaaagccgagcccagctTCCCTGAGCCCCAAGCCGGGACCACCAACTGGGGAGAGACCGCCGTGCCCAGCCGCAGCCCCTTCGGCAACCGAGGCCGGGGTCGGCGTCGGGGCCGGCCGCGCGGTTCTGCCTCCAGACACAGACGCCTCTTCCTCGCCAACAGCTAg